In Acidimicrobiales bacterium, the genomic window TCTTCAAGGGCGACGGAGTCTGGAGCCGGATGAAGCACGAGGGCGGCCCCCACCGCGTCCAGCGGGTACCCGTGACCGAGAGTCAGGGCCGTATCCACACGTCGTCGGCCACGGTGTCGGTACTCCCCGAGGCCGAGGAGGTCGACGTCGACATCGACCCCAACGACCTCCAGATCGACGTGTACCGCTCGTCGGGCCCTGGCGGTCAGTCGGTCAACACCACCGACTCCGCGGTGCGTATCACCCACAAGCCCACGGGGCTCGTGGTGGCGATGCAGGACGAGAAGAGCCAGATCCAGAATCGGGCCAAGGCCCTCCAGGTGCTGCGCTCGCGCCTCCTCAAGGCCAAGCAGGACGAGGCCGCGGCGGCGGCGTCCGACCAGCGCCGAGACCAGATCGGCGGCGGTGGTCGCTCCGAGAAGATCCGCACCTACAACTTCAAGGAGAACCGGGTGAGCGATCACCGGATCGACCTGACCCTCTACAAGCTCGACAAGATCCTCGCCGGCGAGCTCGACGACGTGGTCGACGCGTTGGTGGCCGACGAGCGGGCCACCCAGCTCCAGGGGTCGTGAGGGGCCGGTGACGGGCGGCGCCGAGGAGGAGGGGACGCCGTGGCGGGTGTTCGCCGCCGAGGCCGTCGCCCGGCTCGAAGCAGCCGGTGTCGAGTCGCCAGAGGTGAGCGTGCGGCGCATCGTCGAGCGGGCCGCGGGGTTCGACGGCGCCGAGTACGCCCTCGGCCTCTCCGAGCCCGCCACCGAACGGGCCATGGGCTTCTTCGACGCCATGGTCGAGCGCCGCTTGGCCGGCGAGCCGCTGCAGTACGTGCTGGGGGAGTGGTCGTTCCGCACCCTCGACCTCATGGTCGACCGCCGGGTGCTGATCCCCCGCCCCGAGACCGAGCAGGTGGTGGAGGTGGCGCTGGCCGAGCTCGACGCCTTGGGACCCGAGGCACCCCGGGTGGTGGACCTCGGGACCGGCTCGGGGGCCATCGCTCTCTCCGTGGCGGTCGAGTGCCCTGCGGCTCGGGTGTGGGCCGGCGACGTGTCCTCCGACGCGCTCGCGGTGGCTCGGGCCAACCTCGCCGGCATCGGCCACGCCGGCACCCGGGTGACCCTGGTCCAGGGGTCGTGGTTCGAGGCCCTTCCCCGCGAGCTGCAGTGCACCCTCGACCTCGTGGTCTCGAACCCGCCCTACGTGGCGGCGTCGGATCCGCTGCCCGCCGAGGTGGCCGACTGGGAGCCCGCCGGCGCCCTCGTCCCCGGTCCGACCGGGCTCGAGGCCATCGAGGAGATCGTCGCGGGCGCCCCGGTCTGGCTGCGCCGGCCCGGTGCCCTGGTGGTCGAGCTCGCGCCCTCCCAGGCCGACGACGCCGTCATCCTCGCCCGGGCCGCCGGCTTCACCGACGCCCGCGTCGCCCCCGACCTCACGGGTCGTCCCCGCGCCCTCGTCGCCCGCATCGGCTGAGCGCCGGCGCTGACGCCGCCCGTCAGAGTGTGGTCGAGGTGGTGGGGTCGCCTTCCTCAGGGAGGGGGCGGTAGTTGACGCAGTCCTCGGACACATCGCTCGACGGCACGCACTCGCCGGGCTCGATGGTGTCCGGGTCGATGCAACCCCGGACCGTCTGCACACAGCCCTCGAGGGTGGTGGTGGTCGGGTCGGCCGTCCCCCCGTCGTCACTGCAGCCCAGCAGCACCAACGCGAACGAGGCCACGAGGAGCAGGGCGGGGCGCGATCGCATGCCGGGAGCGTAGGGGAGTCCGGCCGCTCGTATCGTGGCGCGGGTGGCCGACCGACCCGCACCGTCCCCCGTCGCGATCGAGGACGCGGGCCGGGCGCTGGTAGAGGGTCGGGCCGTCGTGGTGCCGACCGACACCGTCTACGGGCTGGCGGCGCTGCCCACGGTGCCCGGCGCGGTCGACCGGCTGTTCGCGCTGAAGGGACGGCCGGCGGACATGCCCATCGCCGTGCTGGTCGCCGGACTCGAGCAGGTCGAGGCGCTGGCGGATCTCTCCGGGGTGCCCCGCCGGCTGGCCGAGGCGTTCTGGCCCGGGCCCGTCACGATGGTGCTGCCCCGCAAGGAGGGCGTCGACCTGCCCCTGGGCGCGCCCCAGGCCACCATCGGCGTGCGCTGGCCCGACCATCCGGTGATCGCCGCGCTGGCCGAGGCCGTCGGTCCGCTGGCGACCACCAGCGCCAACCGCACCGGCGAGCCGACGCCCGCCACCGCGGCCGAGGCGGCGGCGGCGCTGACCGGACCGGTGGCCGTGGTGCTCGACGGCGGCGAATGTGCCGGCACCGCCTCGACCGTCGTCGACCTCACCGGCGCCGACCTTCGTGTCCTGCGCGAGGGCGCGATCACCGAGACGGCCCTCCGCGCCGCCCTCGACTGATCGTTCTCGGAAGCATGAAGCCGCCGCTGGCGGACGGAGCGTTCCCAGATCGTGAGAGCGCGTCGAGCGCGGCGCGGGTCGCAGGTGCTCTGGGAAGCGTGAGGCCGCCGTCGGCGGCGTGAGGGTTCCCAGAACGCAGCGTGCGCCGCGGCGACGGCCCCCGGGTGTCCCCGGGGCCGTCCGCCGCGGGCGGTGCTACTGGAAGAAGAGGACCAGGCCGTCGGGGTCGGCGTCGGGGATGTCGCCCTGGGAGGCGTCGACGCTGAAGGTCTGGCCGTCGTCGCCCTCGAGGGTGGCCGAGACCACCGAGCCGGTGTCCTGGGCCAGGGTGTCGGCCACGAACAGGTACCACTGGCGGTCGGCCGACGGCGGGTACTGGGAGGCGCAGTCGCTGACGGGACCGCTGACGTCGAGGCCGTTCTCGCCGTTGTTCTGGTCCGGGGTGGCGAAGGGCTCCTCGCAGAGCACGTTGTCCTCGGCGTCGAGCACCCCGACGGTGACGGCCAGGTCGCCCTGGAACGAGTGGTCGATGGTGATCGACGCCGTCGGGGCGCCGCCGGCGCCGATGTCGGTGGTGGCCGAGCCGCTCGACCCGTCGGTGAACAAGGTGAGGCCGTCGGGGTCGTTGTCGGGGATCTCGGCGGGGACGTTGTCGAACTCGAAGGTCTGGCCGTCGGGACCGGTCAGTGACAGCGAGTCGACGGTGCCGCTGTCGAGATCGGCCGTGTCGATCACCTGGAGGAACCAGAGGTGCTCGTCGTCGGGCGGGTACTGGTCGGCGCACTCGGACAGGTCGATGTCGCCGGAGAGACCGCCGTCGCCACCGTCGTTGGGGTCGGGCTCGACCACCTGCACCGAGCACAGGGTGGTGCCGTCGGACTGGCCCACGCCGGCGCGGATGGAGAGGTCGCCGGTGTAGGTGTGGGTGAGCTCGAGGCTCATGAACGGCCCGTCGCCCACGTCGTCGGTGGTGCCGGTGCTGGTGTCGACGGCGTCGGTGCTGCCGTCGGTGATGGCGAAGGTGCCCTCGGGGTCGCCGTCGGCGATGGGCTTGGGCAGGCCCGAGGCCGGGAAGGGCGTGTCGCCGTCGAGGACCGTGAAGCTCACGATCTGGCCCTCGTCCTGGGGTAGGGTGTCCTCGGCCCGGAGGAACCACAACTGGTCCGGGCTCGGCGGCAGGAACTGGGCGCAGTCGCTGTCGCTGACGTCGACCTGGCCGGAGAGGTCCTGGGCGCTGTCGGTGTTGTCCGGCTCGTGGATGACCACGGGCTCGCAGAGGTCGTTGCCCTCGGGGTCGGCCACCCCGACGGTCACCGCCAGGTCACCGCGGTAGGTGTGGCTGATCTCGAACGCGACGGATGCGGCGGCGTCGTTGGCCGAGCCCGTGTCGTTGCCGTCGGCGTCGATGGTGTTGCTGCTGCCGCCCGCCAGGCCGTGCTCGGCGAAGACCGACTCGATGAGCTCGGCGTCCTCGCCGTCGAAGTTGGCGTTGTTGGTGGTCTGGTAAGCCGCGGCGACGTCGGGCAGGGTGACGTTCGAGTTGAGGTAGTTGTTCGAGGCCAGCAACGTCGTGAGGATGCGGTCGCGCACCTCGTTGCACTGGTCGCTGCCGGGGCAGTCGGCCACGTCGATGCCCTCCTCGGCCAGCAGGGCGGCGAAGATGTCGAAGATGGCGCCGGTGTAGATGGTGCCGTCCTCGTGCACCTCGTTGACGAGGTCGTCGGGGTACACCTTGTCGTCGTCCATGCGCCGGATGCAGGCGCCTTCCTCCGCCCAGGCGAACAGGCAGGCCTGGTCGACCTGGTCGTTGCCGGCACGCAGCTCGAC contains:
- the prfA gene encoding peptide chain release factor 1, translated to MLERLGDLEREFDDVEARLADPAVIADQSRYAEVARRYKELEEVVSRARDLRQATEDLQTAREMLSDASGDDREVMRDEVDDAEASIARLEDELKTLLLPRDPNDDKNVIVEIRGAEGGEEANLFARDLAEMYQAYAGRMGWKCEVLGSQPSDMGGFSDITLLFKGDGVWSRMKHEGGPHRVQRVPVTESQGRIHTSSATVSVLPEAEEVDVDIDPNDLQIDVYRSSGPGGQSVNTTDSAVRITHKPTGLVVAMQDEKSQIQNRAKALQVLRSRLLKAKQDEAAAAASDQRRDQIGGGGRSEKIRTYNFKENRVSDHRIDLTLYKLDKILAGELDDVVDALVADERATQLQGS
- the prmC gene encoding peptide chain release factor N(5)-glutamine methyltransferase, which codes for MTGGAEEEGTPWRVFAAEAVARLEAAGVESPEVSVRRIVERAAGFDGAEYALGLSEPATERAMGFFDAMVERRLAGEPLQYVLGEWSFRTLDLMVDRRVLIPRPETEQVVEVALAELDALGPEAPRVVDLGTGSGAIALSVAVECPAARVWAGDVSSDALAVARANLAGIGHAGTRVTLVQGSWFEALPRELQCTLDLVVSNPPYVAASDPLPAEVADWEPAGALVPGPTGLEAIEEIVAGAPVWLRRPGALVVELAPSQADDAVILARAAGFTDARVAPDLTGRPRALVARIG
- a CDS encoding threonylcarbamoyl-AMP synthase produces the protein MADRPAPSPVAIEDAGRALVEGRAVVVPTDTVYGLAALPTVPGAVDRLFALKGRPADMPIAVLVAGLEQVEALADLSGVPRRLAEAFWPGPVTMVLPRKEGVDLPLGAPQATIGVRWPDHPVIAALAEAVGPLATTSANRTGEPTPATAAEAAAALTGPVAVVLDGGECAGTASTVVDLTGADLRVLREGAITETALRAALD
- a CDS encoding M36 family metallopeptidase, which produces MKRSNGQSQRATNRVVAVVVATALAVTLLSCSSGGDGGDGATATTDPSASLTEEEQALVDDAQAWLGEADAVPDATFDSLVFAGLTRSPNVSHVTFAQEYDGHLVQDAEVTVHVRDGGEITGANNALVDAQPAEDAAEATTAEEAKESAGKAVQGTPTEVDEPELVWVQSGDELVLAWRVGVRTSDPTGSWRVLINATTGDTITAAQVATDRHRLGPAVPGNAALAGTAVSSGKGVAAQAAGDQCDLPEAPSACVFLPDPIYASGGQLTDSADANQFLSGEPLEGLDDPASGQLVGEFVNADPDGAPVDTPEEADAQWGQGRGEAGFESAMAYYWIDRVQRQMQDLGFTDVRNESFPVFGVDPQTVDNAFYDGSEIVLGVGSNGINEGEDASGIIHEYGHAVLDQQAPGLLQGQEAGAYHEAFGDLLAYFTTVELRAGNDQVDQACLFAWAEEGACIRRMDDDKVYPDDLVNEVHEDGTIYTGAIFDIFAALLAEEGIDVADCPGSDQCNEVRDRILTTLLASNNYLNSNVTLPDVAAAYQTTNNANFDGEDAELIESVFAEHGLAGGSSNTIDADGNDTGSANDAAASVAFEISHTYRGDLAVTVGVADPEGNDLCEPVVIHEPDNTDSAQDLSGQVDVSDSDCAQFLPPSPDQLWFLRAEDTLPQDEGQIVSFTVLDGDTPFPASGLPKPIADGDPEGTFAITDGSTDAVDTSTGTTDDVGDGPFMSLELTHTYTGDLSIRAGVGQSDGTTLCSVQVVEPDPNDGGDGGLSGDIDLSECADQYPPDDEHLWFLQVIDTADLDSGTVDSLSLTGPDGQTFEFDNVPAEIPDNDPDGLTLFTDGSSGSATTDIGAGGAPTASITIDHSFQGDLAVTVGVLDAEDNVLCEEPFATPDQNNGENGLDVSGPVSDCASQYPPSADRQWYLFVADTLAQDTGSVVSATLEGDDGQTFSVDASQGDIPDADPDGLVLFFQ